The Ochotona princeps isolate mOchPri1 chromosome 22, mOchPri1.hap1, whole genome shotgun sequence nucleotide sequence ctgtgCTAACCCTAGTCCAGCCAAACAGCCACCAGGGAATCCTTGTTAGGACTTGCATGAATAAAGGCTGAAGAAATGACCATTTGTATATCACTGCTTAAGCTTCAGAGGCATGGCAGGTCCAGGCCATGGCCAGTGGCTGCTACCATCAGGTGAAGGGCTGATGGGTCCCTGAAGACCCTCCTGCTCAGTCCCGACTTCTGGTCCAGACCATCAAAGCAGCTTACAGGAAGGAGGGCAGACAGGGCATTTCAGATGGCACTGGAGGGATGTCAACCCCAGACCGAGGCACAGCCACAGGACAAATGCTCTGAACTTTGCAGCAAGTGgactgaaaggaaaaatgagagagaggcTCAGCAAGGAGAGCAACCAACCATGGACTCCACGCAATACGGGTGCCATCCTTGGATCCTGACGCAAACTCAGGAAGCACTGGCAACATGTGAACAGTGAGTCGACAGTCGATGACATCATGTTGAGGCGTTATAATAGATGGTGTCTTTAAAAACAATCTCGTTTCCTGATgaagtgtgcatatgggatcttcTTCCATGTAATCCACACTGTGTCACGGATCAATGGGGGCTCACTGTATGGCTCTCTCTATTTCTGCGTGTGTAGACTTAAACGTGATGAAAGTGGAAAGAACCTTCATGTAGTGCTTACTCATATAATCAGTAAATGTTAGCTGTTATGTGTAAACATTTTTAAGGTCGCACAAACAGTCAAAATCACAGGATCAGAGTGGAATGGGGGTTGCCATGGCTGAGGAGGGGGTGGGCATGGCCGGGGAGCACTCAGCACAAGGGAAGGATATAGAGACCCACTACACAACACTGCACCTTTGGGTGACAGTGCATGCACACTCGACATTGTCCTGAGCACATGAAACATCACACCCTTGCACTGCAGTGAAATCGGACAAACATACAGCGACAAACCACTGCAGCCCTGCGTGACAGGACACAAGGAGGCCATGGCACACATCTAGCTGAGCAGCTACCATATGCTAGGGACCAGAAGGTAGAGAGGGAGACACAAGGCCAGCCCTTCTGCCAGCTGTGCCCCAGGGTCACTGCAGTACTGAGGAGTTGCCATGTGGCACCGTCACTGCACAGGGGAGCTGCCACGTGGCACCGTCACTGCACCAAGGAGTTGCCACGTGGCACCGTCACTGCTGCCATGTGGCACCATAGCTGCTTTCCTGCAGGGGCTCTGAGCTTGTGAAGATGGCTTCTTTGCCTTGTCGTCAGCTCTGTGACTCACCCAGTGAAGCCACTGTGCCTGGTACCCTCTCTCCAAccagctccccaccccctgaATCAGGTCACCCAGTGAAGCCGCTCTGCACCCGGCGCCCTCTCTAACCAGCCACCCTGTTGAGTCAGTTTGACGCATGTGCAATCTGGAGCACACAGCCTCATGATTCTGCTCTGTGCACTCCGATGCAAGCCCTGTCCACCGTGCGGAACATTCCTGAACCccagcaggtctcccacgtgcaggtAATGACATCCTGACTGCCGCTGCCCACGATTAGCTTTGCCTTTTGTGAACTTCCTATGACAGAAGTCCAGGGTCCGTCTGCTTTAACTTTGGGCCAGGCTTCCTCTGACCAGTGTAGTGTGGTCATCTGCGCTGCAGTGTGCCCGGGTAGGATGTGCATTGTTCTGGTCTGCGGCAGTCTGCTGTGCTGCATGAATACTTTGGTTATCCAGTCTCCTGCTGAGAAGGCCTGGCCTCATCTCCAGAGGGAGCACAGCTTCAACAAAGCCACTCGTTCGTGCCTACAGTTACCCAGCCTTCCTGTCTCATGTTGAATCTCTGAGTGGCCCCAGTGACCACGTATGACAGAAGTGTCTGCACTACAGTTGAGTTGCACGTGAGACACTGAACTCAGTCCAGCGTGGGCGCGACGCCAGGCAGGCCATGTGATGTGGCAGAGGATGGCAGCGTGGGAGAGGGGCCTCGTGAGGCTCACAGGCATGTGACAGGGATCTGGGACAGCTCTGGGTGGCTTCCACACCTTGGGGTGCCTTTGGCAGGGGCCTCCGGGACTGCTTCGTGTGATGGCGCTAAGAGGCTTGCAGTGCCCAGTGACTTGCCCAAGAAGACAGAGCAGAAAGTGCAGCTTGCAGGTGCGGGAGTGATGAAGGGTTAGGGAAGACTGGGTGCGTGtgagtttgtgtgtatgtgtgtgtgtgtgtgtgaggcctaCCTCTGGGCATGGCTGGGGGCATGTTCCAGGCAGGCTAAAACcaagtgaagccaggagtgatTGCTAAAGATACTCAGAGAGACTCAGTCTCTGGGGGCACCTAAAAGAAAGAAGCTGGGGCAGGctagtccctgccccccacccccacctgcaggAAAGGGGCCTGCCTGGATAGCCCTGATATCTGGGTCCAGGCCACTCATGCTGTCCCGGGGCAGCAGCCCTGAGCAGGCATGTTGCCAGCCAGTCTCCTCTTTCCAGGGCTGCAGTCCTACCCATGCCCCGTGTCTCTGGTCCTCCAGGGAAGGCAGGATCTAACTGTGGCACCTTGCCAATCCTCTGGACACAGAGCTAGAGGCCTCCTGCAGGGTGGGACCACTGACCCAACCTCCTGTGGTTTCCCCTAACATCCAACACTGTAGCACTTGATGGGAGGAGACCTGGGTGTGTCAGGGGCAGGGCTGCCACGAGCTCCTGGATTTGTGCCCACATGGTCTGTCACCCGACGTGGGCCCACTGGGGCCTGAAAGTGGAGTGCTACTAGTGATCACACTGctcaacaggcagggctggcccagaTGTGCCGGGGGCGTGGTCACCATGCATGCAACAGAGGGCTCAGCTTGGCCAAGCAGGTGGGCATACGGGATGCTTTTCTTGGCCACTTACAGCTCCATTTGCTACAGGAATCGCAGGGTCAGATACATAATGTCAGAGGCTCCTGCTCGGAGATCCCTCTGCCTTAGGGAACACACAGGAAGAGGGGGACACTGGGCATATGCACAGTCACCTGCAGCCCTCCATGGCTCCCCAACATTTCTGAGCTCCAGGCTGTCTCAGTCAGTGGCCCCAATGGCCTCTGACTCCTGTCAGTGGTGCTGTCCCCTGGGACTGGTGCTGTCCCCTGTCCCAAGGTGCTGTCCCAATGTCTGTCTGGAACTGGGGCCTGCTCCTAAAGCTCTTAGTATCCCCTGGATGACTGGGACTGTTCCCCCAGTGCTGCCTCTGCCATGGTTGGTGCCACTGTTCCACAGGATTTGTGTGTATATCAAGGTAGACATGGAGGTAAGGCAGCCCAGGTCTGTCAGCTACCATCCGTAGGGGTGGCCCTACTGGGTGCCCTCACTTCCAAAGCCTCTGGGTTTTTGGGTACACACTGCTCTTCCTCCATCTCCCGTGTCTAGCGTTGGTCACACCTACGTGGGGCCACTGGCGCCGGCATGGGGGAGGAACCACTTGAGCGGCTGTTTCCTGTCCCACACGCCCCAGGCTGCCTCTTGCTCCTACTGGTTCTCCTGATGCAGgtgctctgccccagcccctctcctctctctctctcctgggagACTGAATCTCACATTCTTGCATTTGTCCTATACTTGACCTCCACGCCTCTGCTCCCCTCATCCCATGTGCAGGGCACCTCCCTGCCGAGAACGGCCAGTGTCTTGCAGGTCAAGTCCCCTTGTGACTCAGGACACTCCTGTTTCTTCCAAGGTCCCTCCCTGCTGTGGCGGCCCAGTGCCCCTGCCCTCCCACACAGCCTCCAGGCTGGCCCTGCTTGACCCCTGTCTATTGGTCATTATTACCAAGTTCCATGTCGTTGAGTGACTCCAAGGTCCCTGGGCTGCTTGTGGAGTGCAGTGAGAATGCCTGGGGTGTGGGCTGGGGTTGTGGTGTTAGGGCTGGGCAGCACAGCAGACAACTGGACGGACCCATGGCCTACTTATGGGGTAAGCAGCAAGGCATGAGAGTATGTGGTGTATGCCAGCAGGGGGCAGAGACTGTAGAAATTTAGAAATGACTTTTTGGAAGAGAAGGACTTGGGATCCAGACCTTCTGCAGTATTGACTGTGCCCGTGGGAACTTAGAGAAGCAGCAACGTtcagcaggagcctggatccACGCACAGAGGAATTGTCTCACGTGCCCTCCTGCTAACGTGGCCAGCCTCTCTCCTGCTCAATGCCGGGACGCCGGTGGCAGGATAAGTTGCTTGGCATGATGCCATGGAGACATCTTTTTAGAGAGACATGAGACAATGCTGAGTGTTGTTACGGACACACATGCTTATGGCGAGAGCAAAAACCCGCACGGGAGAGTGAAGGGCCCGATTCACCTCCGGGAGCCAGGGCAGAGAGGGGGTGGAAGCACCGAGTTGCTgctgtattttgtttctttgaaggaagggagaggggaggaagggatgggAGAAAACAACAGTAAAATGAAAGCATTCGTGGGTGAGCACAGGCCCATGGATGCATGTAAGGTATTCTGcaactaaaattgaaaaagaaGTTGGAAGTAGAAAGGGCAGCGGACGGCAGACACAGAGGCATGCATTCTGTACACAGCCGGAACATTCCCTCcgtggggccaggggccaggaagtgAGGCAGGGCTagaagcagagggcagcagagcagggcacaCAGCAGGAGCTGTTGGTGGTGGGCAATACTGCCATGGTGGGACTCCAAACAGGGGCACCAgctctctcctgcctgcctcatGCCCCCACCCCAAGGGTTGTCCCATGGGCTGCTCACTGCCtgtccctggcctggccctgcagcagcagcagcagcagcatttggcTGGACAATTTTCAAGCAggtgatttatttgttctttatcCTGTGCTGAGCAGCTACAAGCAAAGTGCCAGCTGCCACGACACTCGTAACTCGTCACGTGCCACAGGTCCATGCACACCTCGTGGCTGCCCGCATTCCTACAGCAGACCCATAACTCTGCCATCACCACCACTCCTGCCTCACAGAGGAGCAACAGAggtgcagagagcaggagggaagcagagctgcaaatGAGACCGTGGCCGCCTGGTGCCAGAGCCTGTGGTTCCCACCACAGCTTCTTACAGACCAGCACCAGGCTGGGTGCCGTGGGACCCTCACAGAGATGCCAGGTCAAGGTTGCACTCACACATCAAACCCACAACCCAGGCAGCTGGTAGCTGCAACTCGCCATCTAGCACTTCTAGGGAGAAGCACACAGTTCAGACTGATGGGTCCAGGTGGGTGTCTCCCTAGAGGGGGGCATCGATGAGGTCGAAAAGGTCCCTGGAGGGGGTTGggagggcaaggcagggcaggtAGAACAGTATGCACAggcttggaaacagagctgggcaaGGAACCTACAGAGGGCCAGAGCAGGTGCACTCAGGGGGGAAGGGCCAGGGTACAGAAGAGAGCTtgtccactgctggtggggctgcaggctggtacagcctctatggaaatcagtatggagaatattcaaacaactcaaattcaacataccgtatgatccagcaatagcactcctaggaatatatccagaacacttgttctatgagaaaccaacatgcactcctatgttcatagcagcacaatcagtagttgcaaaaacatggaaacaaccaaaatgcccatcaaccaaggattggataagaaagctatggttcatctactccatggaatactactcagctattaaaaaaaacaaaatgcagttctttgtggccaaatgggccaaactggaaaccataatgctaagggaaatgagccaatcacaaaaggttaaataccacatgtttgccttaatttaagatgatatgatgttatgtataacatgttatgttttgaatgttatatgttgtgtataaactaaaattgaagtataggtgaggtggtcacagaaggtggctgggaactcgcatttacttttaaaatattggttactcattactatgtcaattaattccataatgatgtaaatttttgctgatggtatgttggcgctttcaattgactgggatgatactctgctggctctgtcatcagaccagagagggtatacctaagaagccgttgaacttgacgggacaataagatgctggactctatgtttggtatacgcttgcaatggggaaatctcaactgaacttgagctgtggttatgcaacaaggtggaggaatccaccatggtgggagggtttggggaggggtggggagaacccaagtatctatgtaactgtgtcacataatacgatgtaattactgaagttaaataataaataattaaaaaaaaaaaaaaaaaaaaaaaaagaagagagcttGTCTGGCATTGCCCTGGCTTGTGCCATGGTCTTTATTGCTGCGGGCCTGGATGCTAACACACTTGAGGGCCGCGGTCTCACAGGTCTTGGTTATACAGAGTGTTCCCTGGGCAGTGGAGAAGCAGGGGGAGGTTGCACGCATTTGATACCGTGGCTGCtggtttgggggtgggagggcttCAGGGTAGCAGGAGCAAGGCTGTGGTGAGTTCCCCATCTCTGTGGTGCAGCCTGGGAGCAGTCAGGCCTGGCACGAGGCAGGGAAGGCTGGCTAAGGACGCAGCCATTGGGTGAAGTGACTCAAGGCACATTCTGTTCTTTCCCTCTGCATGCTGAGCCAGCCTGCGACCCCTGACCCAGGACTTGTCAGAGGGTCTgctggaggtgggaggagagtTCCCCAAACAGCTGCGCCCTCCCAGGAGTTCAAAAGAACTAGGGACATTCCCTGGAGGAGCCAGCAATGCAGATCATGGAAGAAATGATGATGCGGGAAAGTAGCTTTCTGTGGGACCACTCGGCCTGTTCTTTCCCCCTCATCCCACCTTGCCTCAACCCCTCCAAGATGGCTCAcagactccccaccccacctctgcaGAGGAGCTCAGCTTCAGAGCCTAACAAGTGCTGGGAGAAAGCTGGGGCTCCTGGCGCCTGCAAATGGACACACAGGCCTGGGCTGGAAGTccacacactccattccctaCCTCCAGACTGCTGACCACCCCGCAGGCCAGCTGTCTGTACCAATGTCTGGGACCCTCCTGTACTGAGAGGTGACAGGAATGTAAAACCAGTCCAGGGTTGAAACAGCAAGGAGGAAGTGCAGGGAGACACAGTGAGACCCCTCTTCCCCTTTCGGCCAGCACCAGGCTCTCCCTCATTCTTCCACAAAGTGAGAGCTCAGGGAAGGTGCCAAGCAGTCCTGCCAAGACCAGGTGGCAcagtgaggggtggggggaggagggacacaccagccaggcatggccaggagctgggggaggaaGCCGGGGGTCACTTACCGAGCGGCAGGACGAAGAAGaagggaaaccagcagagaacGAAGACGCCCACGACAATGGCCAGGGTCTTGGCCGCCTTCTTCTCGCGGGAGAACTTCAGCAGGCGCACCGAGAGTGAGCTCCGGAACGTGTGACCCTTGGTGCCGCGCGTGCCCCCAGGTGCCCCGTCCGTGCTGGCGCTGGCACCGGCGGCCGCGCCCCGGCAGTGGATGCGCAGGACCACCTCGGAGGCCTTGCCGCGTTCGCGCTTGACGCCTGCTTCGAGGCTGCGCGTGGTGCTGCGCGCCACCACATACACGCGGCAGTACATGACCACGATGACGGCCATGGGCAGGTAGAAGGAGCACAGGGAAGAGAAGACGGCATAGCCTGCTTCCTCGGTGATGCCGCAGAAGCGCTCGTCTGGGGGCACGGGCTCCTTCCAGCCCAGCAGCGGCCCCATGGACACCACCAGGGCCACGGCCCAGAGCAACGCCAGGATGGCGGCTGCCTTGCGCTCTGTCATGATGGCTGGGTACTTGAGCGAGTGGCGCACGCCCACGTAGCGGTCCACGGAGATGGTACAGAGGCTGAGGATGGAGGCGGTGCAGCATAGCACGTCCACGGCGGCCCACACGTCACAGAAGGCCCGGCCAAAGGCCCAGAAGCCCAGGACCTCCATGGTGGCCGAGAAGGGCAGCACCGCAGCGCTTAGCAGCAGGTCGGCCACGGCCAGGTTCACGATGAAGTAGTTGGTGACGGTCTGCAGGTGGCGGTTGCAAGCCACTGAGAGGATGACGAGCAGGTTGCCCGCCACGGCAGTGAGGATGAAAGCTGCCAGGAAGACCCCCACGCCCACACTCTGCGCGCTCACCACTAGCCCCCCGACGGCCGCCGCCGTGCCGTTCACCTCACCACCCCCGCCGCCACCCGCGCCTCCCGGTTCTCCTGCTGAGCTCTGGTTCTCCTCGCCACCGCCCGCGCCCAccacgccgccgccgccggcgccTCCGCCTGCTGCCCCCGGCACGCTGCCCACTGCTGGGCTCTCAGAGGAGGCCGTGCTGCCCGCGCCGGCCCCGCTGCTGCCCGCGCTCGAGCCCCCGGCGCTGATGTCCGGCCGGGGTCCTTCGAAAGTGACGCTCAAGAGGTGGCGGAAAGTCATCTCAAGGCGCACCCGTCGGGGGCCCTGTTGGGGCGCAGGACGAGCGGATGGCAGGAAAGCGGGCACCAGGCATAGCAGCGGGACTGTGGGGCTGGTCCGGCTCGTGGGTCCCGTTCGGGTTCCCCCGCGTTCTTGCGACGCGGAGTGCGGCGGCGCGGGGTGGGAGgcgccggcggcggcggctggggtaCCCCAGGCCCCGCAGAGGAGTCCGACCCAGGAGCCGGGCCGGGCGACGCGCGCCGCTCTCTGAGCGCGCCCAGGCGAGCGGGCAGAGCGGCGGCTCCGGGACCCGGCGGTGCGGGCGGCGGCCACTGCGGCGCTGGAGACTGGCGCTGGGGGCGGGCCGGAGGAGGGGCAGCAGCGCCGGCGGGGAAGGGGGTGTGGCGCCCAGAGACCAGGCGCTTCGCTCCAGGGGAGAAGGGCTTTTGCGCACGGGACCGGCTGGCGCTCCACGCACTAGCCGGGCTGCGGCGTTGGCGCGCGTTCCGACCGCACAGCTTGGCTTCGGTGCTGGAGCCCATGCTTGCCCTGTCCCCTTGCCCGCCCCTTAGCGCTGCCTTCCGGGACCTCGCTGGGCCCGCCTTTCTCCTGGGACCTCAGCAGCACTCCTCTTCCCAGCCCGTCCTCTCCCCCAGGCTCCAAGGGGGAAGTCGCTGGTGTCCTTGGGCATGCGGAGCTTAGAAGGCGCGATTCCAGCATCCTCAGGCTCCTGGCGGCCGCCAGAGAGCAGCACGCGCCTGAGTTGTGCACCCTGCCGACTGGACTGCGTCTGGCCGCCTCCTGGAACTGCCTGGCTGCACCTCCTTCCTTCACCCAGGCtgctgggcgggggggggggggggggggggggggcgactCTCAGACATCTCTGCAACTTGCAGTGGCAGGgagagctggggggggggggtggtgggtCACCAGCCTGGGTtgagtgggaagcagggaagccacCAGCGAGACTGTTACGTCAAAACCCTGAACCCTGAGAACCACTCGGTGGTCTCCCGCAATTCGGTTGTGGGAATCAGTCTTCCGTGTCTGCCCAGCGTTAAGTGGTATAAGTGGCCTCATTCCAGGGCCAGAGGGTGTGAGTACTGGCGAGTGGGAAAGGCCGCTTGGCAGCCTGGCTAAGGGCGAGGGAGGACTGAGAGACAGTCTGGCTCCAAAGTTGGGCTCTGCCCCATGTTAGCTGCTTGACCCTTTCCCCCTCAATTCTTCATGTGTCAAGCGAGAGTGAGTAGGAGCAGCGTCCAGCAATGGCAGGAGGGTTAGAGGCGTTAGCATGTGTTGGGGCCCCCGAGCCATTCCTGGGTTTGTTGTCTGAGCGGGGCTTGGCAGGGTAGGATTAGAACAGGGAGGCAAAGGACAGAGGAGGGGTAAGGAGTTGGTCTGAAGCCCAGCTgtgcaggtggggtggggagggcatgaGGACCCTCTCTGTGACCAGAGGGAccggcagagagagacaggatcATCCACTGAAGGCAAcatcaaaatgttttcttaggGCAGGCACCATGCTGCCCTAATGGCAGCGTGAGGGGCACCTACAGGAAGGAGAGTGCCATGAGTCACGCCAAGGATGGGGCGCCTGCGTGGGCGGGTGTGGGGGAGGAGGCCCAGAACCTGGGGCCTCAGGGGTCTCCCAGCATCTATGACACAGAGGCAGGCCACCTAGAGAGGTGCTTtggggaaaaagcaaaaaaagtggGTGGAATACCTGCCTCCTAGTGCAGGGAGCCCAAGGAAGAAAGGGCTCTGATGGAGCTGGGAGTTTCCCCCACAAGGTCCCCCTCTACCACTTGCATGTTTGGGCACTTACACTGTGAAGATTAGCAGGCAGCAAAATGCAAGCAAAGCCCTGGGAAGAGAGGGGACCAGGAGTTCCTCACTTGGGAGGGCTGGCAGGAAGTGGACTCGGTGTCCACACCTGGGGTGGGACAGGTGGGACCCTTGTGAAGTCCATCTGCTTCCAAGTGTTGTCTGTTTTCAAGGAAGACTGGGGACTGGAGGCACAGGTAACCCCCCAGGCCTGCGGTGGTACGCTAGGaactgcaaggccagcatcccatgaagATCTCTGTGTGGTTGCTTGAGGGAGCCAAGGGGAAGGCTGCCTGGAGGTGTCCTTGCTTGCAGAGTGGGGAGTAGGTGTGGTGTGGGGTGCCTGGAAGGAGATAGGGCAGCTTGAACCCTTGTTAGGCCTTGGCAGTCCTTGGGGAGAGGGGTTAGCACGAGGACCTTGGAGCTCGTATAGCTCAAGGAGAAGGGACATGGGAGGCCAGGGAGATGGCTTTCTGCCACAGCTGCTCAGATGCTTGGAGCTGGGAAAGGGGTGCCAGCACACGCTGCtggcaagcagagagagagagggcagcaccGAGCAGCCAGTGTGGAACTCAGCACTGCCCTCCCCAAGGCACCGTCCACTCTCAGATCCACCTCGGGCCCATCCCATCTCAGCTTAAGCTGTATGTAGCCGGACTCTGAGCTGTGTTGGTCCGTCCCTTGTCCTCCTGGCAGCTACCACTCTGGACCAGATCATTCCTCACTCTGTCTGCTCCCGGCCTGTGGCTCTCCCTTCATGGGACCGTTGTACTTGATGGCTTCCCCAGGCTCACGGTACACTTAGTCCCATGGGGCCgaactgtttcttctttttttttttgtggctctgAGGCTGGGCCACATGGCACCCTGGGATTTATTGGGGTTGCAAGTGAGTGACTGTTGTCAAAGGCTGTTACACGTAAGAGGACTTTTATGTGAGAGTTGTATTACAGAAATTCGTACATAGACCAGGCAGAGGGATGGTGTTCTCAGCTTGAATCTTCTCAAGCTGAATTCTGGGGTCTGGCAACCCAGCCTGTTGCTGCATGATGATCTGGCATCTGTCCGCTCCAGCCACCCTAAGGACTTAGTGAAGGAAGTAGATTTCAGGGATGACCTAAGTGCCCTTTGTGTCAGGAACCACCTCCCCCTTCTTACCATTTCTCACCATGACAGCCTGTGTGGGTGGGGCTGTCTTCCTCGGTAGCCATGTGATGGAGTTTTCGCAACCACTGTGTATGCTCTGTCAATACTTTCAGCTGAAGAACACAGCTGGGTTGATTGCTTTGGCTAAAATAAGTGCCACGAATGGCAGAAGAGGCATGGTCGGGGCCCGTCG carries:
- the ADRA1D gene encoding alpha-1D adrenergic receptor, with amino-acid sequence MTFRHLLSVTFEGPRPDISAGGSSAGSSGAGAGSTASSESPAVGSVPGAAGGGAGGGGVVGAGGGEENQSSAGEPGGAGGGGGGEVNGTAAAVGGLVVSAQSVGVGVFLAAFILTAVAGNLLVILSVACNRHLQTVTNYFIVNLAVADLLLSAAVLPFSATMEVLGFWAFGRAFCDVWAAVDVLCCTASILSLCTISVDRYVGVRHSLKYPAIMTERKAAAILALLWAVALVVSMGPLLGWKEPVPPDERFCGITEEAGYAVFSSLCSFYLPMAVIVVMYCRVYVVARSTTRSLEAGVKRERGKASEVVLRIHCRGAAAGASASTDGAPGGTRGTKGHTFRSSLSVRLLKFSREKKAAKTLAIVVGVFVLCWFPFFFVLPLGSLFPQLKPSEGVFKVIFWLGYFNSCVNPLIYPCSSREFKRAFLRLLRCQCRHRRRRPIWRVYGHHWRASSTGAGPHPDGAPSPGAALPGVPLALTGPGCPIAPEGPAATAAGRRKAPSAFREWRLPGPLRKPTTQLRAKVTSLSHRIRAGGAQRADAPSALRSEVEAVSLSVAQHVAEGTTCQAYELADCSDLQETDI